One window of the Phoenix dactylifera cultivar Barhee BC4 unplaced genomic scaffold, palm_55x_up_171113_PBpolish2nd_filt_p 000475F, whole genome shotgun sequence genome contains the following:
- the LOC120106140 gene encoding cucumber peeling cupredoxin-like, translating into MGGSGGGGGGKRADWAGMMIAVAAVSLVLEGSVVAAATRHVVGGSGTGWTIPPNASFYGEWSSSQTYVVGDTLVFNFPTGIHNVIQVPKSSYDACTAQNQIGSTLSTGPATVTLTSSGAHYYICGVSGHCSTGQKLAITVASSSSAGPAPTPTAGGPTPSGAPAPASSGPSGVSPAASGPSGVSPAASGPSGVSPSSAPPPRPFIFSLSLALLSVASSCLIFL; encoded by the exons ATGGGTGgatcaggaggaggaggaggaggcaagaGAGCGGACTGGGCTGGGATGATGATCGCCGTGGCGGCGGTCAGTCTTGTGCTGGAGGGCTCGGTGGTCGCAGCGGCCACGAGGCATGTGGTCGGCGGCAGCGGCACTGGATGGACCATCCCGCCCAACGCCAGCTTCTACGGCGAGTGGTCGTCCTCCCAGACATACGTTGTGGGCGACACCCTTG TTTTCAACTTCCCAACGGGGATCCACAACGTGATCCAAGTGCCAAAATCCAGCTACGACGCCTGCACCGCCCAGAACCAGATCGGCTCCACCCTGTCCACCGGCCCCGCCACCGTCACCCTCACCTCCTCCGGCGCCCATTATTACATCTGTGGCGTCAGCGGCCACTGCTCCACCGGCCAGAAGCTGGCCATCACCGTTGCCTCGTCGTCCTCGGCCGGCCCCGCGCCTACCCCGACGGCCGGCGGTCCCACGCCTTCCGGCGCCCCAGCGCCCGCATCATCCGGGCCCTCCGGCGTCTCGCCGGCCGCATCCGGGCCCTCCGGCGTCTCGCCGGCCGCATCCGGGCCCTCCGGCGTCTCGCCTAGCTCCGCTCCACCGCCGCGCCCCTTCATCTTCTCCCTGTCGCTCGCACTTCTGTCGGTCGCTTCCAGCTGCTTGATATTTCTCTAG